In Crinalium epipsammum PCC 9333, the following are encoded in one genomic region:
- the nblS gene encoding two-component system sensor histidine kinase NblS, producing MAAATLVVSLIMSGLTFWAVNTIQQDARMNDTRFGRDLGLLLAANVAPLIAENHLSEVARFSHRFYSSTSSVRYMLYADAEGKIFLGIPFSESEVENSLTIQRRIQLPENYAEHSDIPMVRQHRTPGGEVTDVFVPLTHDSKYLGVLAIGINPNPTVVASSNLTRDVTIAVFISIWVMVILGAVFNALNITQPIKELVMGVKNIAAGNFKQRVDLPFGGELGELIISFNEMAEKLESYEEQNIEELTAEKAKLETLVSTIADGAVLIDTDLTAILINPTARRIFGWEGSEVVGVNVLHILPRSVQVEITRPLYQIAAGDREAAEFRVTLTQPTDRTIRILLTTVLDQYRESVRGIAMTIQDITREVELNDAKSQFISNVSHELRTPLFNIKSFIETLHEYGEDLTEEERREFLDTANRETDRLTRLVNDVLDLSRLESCRIYHLEAVELVQPIEQTLRTYQLNAKDKGIELNQEIEPNLPAVVGHYDLLLQVLANLVGNALKFTKPGGRVAIRAYLLRNVGKLNGEEDQASEHLNNNSPEKNPVVRIEISDTGIGIDPEDQEAIFDRFFRVENRVHTLEGTGLGLSIVRNIIEKHHSSVHLISEVGVGTTFWFDLAVFQQKSTLVEELQVINTTSTDSDSSITATVL from the coding sequence ATGGCAGCAGCTACCTTAGTCGTTTCCTTGATCATGAGTGGTCTGACGTTTTGGGCAGTTAACACGATTCAGCAGGATGCCCGCATGAACGACACTCGTTTTGGTCGCGACTTAGGTTTATTACTAGCTGCTAATGTCGCACCATTGATTGCGGAAAACCATCTATCTGAGGTAGCGCGTTTTTCCCACCGCTTTTATAGCAGCACCTCCAGCGTCCGCTATATGCTGTATGCGGATGCTGAAGGCAAAATCTTCTTAGGAATACCTTTCTCGGAATCTGAGGTAGAAAATTCCCTGACTATTCAGCGACGAATTCAACTGCCAGAAAATTACGCTGAACATTCTGATATACCGATGGTGCGACAACACAGGACTCCTGGTGGAGAAGTCACTGATGTTTTTGTACCTTTAACTCACGACAGTAAATATTTAGGTGTTTTAGCAATTGGGATTAACCCTAATCCTACAGTTGTAGCTTCATCAAATCTCACCAGAGATGTGACAATTGCGGTTTTTATTTCGATTTGGGTAATGGTAATTTTAGGAGCAGTATTTAACGCTTTAAATATTACCCAACCGATTAAAGAACTGGTGATGGGGGTAAAAAATATTGCTGCTGGTAATTTTAAACAGCGAGTGGATTTGCCCTTTGGTGGAGAATTGGGTGAATTGATTATCAGCTTCAACGAAATGGCAGAAAAGTTGGAGAGTTATGAAGAACAAAATATTGAAGAATTAACCGCAGAAAAAGCTAAGTTAGAAACTCTGGTTTCTACCATTGCTGATGGCGCGGTGTTAATAGATACCGACTTAACAGCGATATTAATTAATCCTACAGCACGACGTATTTTTGGTTGGGAAGGTAGTGAAGTTGTGGGAGTAAACGTGCTGCATATCTTACCTCGGTCAGTACAAGTAGAGATTACTCGACCGTTGTATCAAATTGCGGCAGGCGATCGCGAAGCAGCCGAGTTTAGAGTTACACTAACACAACCGACAGACCGCACTATCCGTATTCTTCTAACTACAGTTCTTGACCAATACCGCGAGAGTGTCAGAGGAATTGCCATGACAATTCAAGACATTACCCGTGAAGTAGAATTAAATGATGCTAAAAGTCAATTCATTAGTAATGTCTCCCACGAACTCAGAACTCCTTTATTTAACATCAAATCGTTTATTGAAACCTTACATGAGTACGGCGAAGATTTGACAGAAGAGGAACGTCGTGAATTTTTAGATACAGCAAATAGAGAAACAGACCGCCTTACCCGTCTTGTCAATGATGTTTTAGATTTATCACGATTAGAATCATGCCGAATCTATCATTTAGAAGCAGTAGAACTTGTTCAACCAATTGAACAAACACTGCGTACTTATCAACTTAATGCTAAAGATAAAGGCATAGAACTAAATCAAGAAATTGAACCTAATTTACCAGCGGTTGTCGGTCATTATGATTTGTTACTTCAGGTATTAGCTAATTTAGTAGGCAATGCTTTGAAGTTTACTAAACCTGGCGGGCGTGTAGCAATTCGTGCTTATTTATTAAGAAATGTTGGTAAGCTTAATGGGGAAGAAGATCAAGCTTCTGAGCATCTAAACAATAATTCTCCAGAGAAAAATCCAGTAGTGCGGATTGAAATTTCTGATACAGGAATTGGAATTGATCCAGAAGATCAAGAAGCTATATTTGATAGATTTTTCCGAGTAGAAAATCGAGTGCATACTCTAGAAGGAACTGGTTTAGGTTTGTCGATAGTTAGAAATATTATTGAGAAACATCATAGTAGTGTCCATTTAATAAGTGAAGTAGGAGTTGGTACAACTTTCTGGTTTGATTTAGCTGTGTTTCAACAAAAATCTACGCTTGTTGAAGAGTTGCAAGTAATTAATACTACTTCGACTGACTCAGATAGTTCTATTACTGCTACTGTTCTCTAA
- a CDS encoding zinc ribbon domain-containing protein, which produces MSNCPKCHQAVKFQAITCPYCRTVLKAYGHPGMTLHRAQQGTYLCESCTYHHDDSCNFPQRPHAQECTLYQNVFQPKLNQENQISYSWDKKIRIWCQRHQGLLMLSSLLIVSLIIAMFSLSK; this is translated from the coding sequence ATGTCTAACTGCCCTAAGTGCCATCAAGCAGTAAAGTTTCAAGCAATTACCTGTCCATATTGCCGAACAGTTTTAAAAGCTTATGGTCATCCTGGTATGACTTTGCACCGCGCCCAGCAAGGCACATATCTATGCGAAAGTTGTACTTACCATCACGATGATAGCTGTAACTTTCCCCAGCGCCCTCATGCTCAGGAGTGTACACTCTACCAAAATGTATTTCAACCAAAATTGAACCAAGAAAATCAAATCAGCTATAGCTGGGACAAAAAAATCAGAATTTGGTGTCAAAGGCATCAAGGTTTATTAATGCTATCGAGTTTATTAATAGTTAGCTTGATAATCGCGATGTTTTCCCTCTCTAAATAA
- a CDS encoding phasin family protein, with amino-acid sequence MDNNNWLTQLLMIGVGTTSLVTEKLREVGDDLVKDGKINPEQAKAFVDDMMQQLKSEQGNVEAQMHRQLRNMLQDLGVPKQSEMDELRGRIDRLERQVRDLENKLWR; translated from the coding sequence ATGGATAATAATAATTGGCTCACACAGTTACTAATGATTGGTGTAGGCACTACGTCTTTAGTAACAGAGAAATTGCGAGAGGTTGGGGATGATTTGGTCAAGGATGGCAAAATCAATCCTGAGCAGGCTAAGGCGTTTGTAGATGATATGATGCAGCAACTCAAGTCTGAGCAAGGAAATGTTGAGGCACAAATGCACCGACAGTTGCGTAATATGCTACAAGATTTGGGTGTCCCTAAACAGTCGGAGATGGACGAGTTACGGGGACGTATTGACCGATTGGAACGTCAAGTGCGCGATTTAGAAAATAAGCTTTGGCGTTAA
- a CDS encoding FKBP-type peptidyl-prolyl cis-trans isomerase produces MREILISLGVMLFCGLFVILVQLTSGQPSAVADELAKTPPAVVQTATTDNFIADTNRLIAMNTNSEENVVTTDSGLKYVQLKEGDGATPKKGQTVVVHYTGTLENGEKFDSSRDRNQPFSFKLGVGQVIKGWDEGLSTMKVGDRRKLIIPPELGYGARGAGGVIPPNATLNFDVELLKIS; encoded by the coding sequence ATGAGAGAGATTCTGATCAGCTTGGGGGTTATGCTGTTCTGTGGGTTGTTCGTGATTTTAGTTCAATTGACTTCTGGTCAACCCTCAGCAGTAGCAGATGAACTGGCTAAAACGCCACCTGCTGTAGTTCAAACTGCAACTACTGATAATTTCATAGCTGACACTAACAGGCTAATTGCGATGAATACTAACTCAGAAGAAAATGTGGTGACGACCGACTCTGGTCTGAAGTATGTTCAGTTAAAAGAAGGGGATGGCGCAACTCCGAAAAAAGGTCAGACGGTGGTTGTGCATTATACCGGAACTTTAGAAAATGGTGAAAAGTTTGATAGTTCGCGCGATCGCAATCAACCTTTTTCTTTCAAACTTGGGGTGGGACAAGTAATTAAGGGCTGGGACGAAGGACTCAGTACAATGAAAGTAGGCGATCGTCGCAAGTTAATTATTCCCCCAGAATTAGGTTACGGTGCTAGGGGGGCTGGTGGGGTAATTCCTCCCAATGCAACTCTAAATTTTGATGTGGAATTGTTGAAAATTAGTTAG
- the dnaB gene encoding replicative DNA helicase, with protein MVQELNFQAARSLPPQNIEVEEAILGGILLDPEALGRVADVLNAEAFYIPAHQDIYRAALALNSQGKPKDLINVSAWLSDHDLLEKVGGLNKLVQLVERTVSAVNIDALAALVMDKFLRRQLIKAGNEIVQLGYETATELETVLDQSEQKIFGLTQVRPQPGLIPISDTLIQAFQEIETRHEEVALPGLTCGFYDLDAMTGGFQKSDLIIIAARPSMGKTALSLNIAYNIAATHRLPVAVFSLEMSKEQLVQRLLASEAGIESNRLRSGRISQNEWEPLSQAVGMLSELPIFIDDTANMAVMQMRSQARRLQAESNGKLGIILLDYLQLMEGGSDNRVQELSKITRSLKGLARELNVPVIALSQLSRGVEARTNKRPMMSDLRESGSIEQDADLIMMIYRDAYYNPDTPDRDITELIIAKHRNGPTGTIKLLFDPQFTKFRNLAKQNNY; from the coding sequence ATGGTTCAGGAATTAAATTTTCAAGCTGCCCGTAGCCTACCACCTCAAAATATTGAGGTAGAGGAGGCAATATTAGGGGGTATTCTCTTAGACCCAGAAGCTCTTGGTCGAGTAGCTGATGTTTTGAATGCAGAGGCTTTTTATATCCCCGCACATCAAGACATCTATCGAGCAGCACTAGCCCTCAACAGCCAAGGCAAACCCAAGGACTTGATTAATGTTAGTGCTTGGTTATCTGACCATGACTTGCTAGAAAAGGTTGGCGGACTCAACAAATTAGTGCAACTGGTAGAGCGTACTGTCAGCGCGGTCAATATTGATGCTTTAGCGGCGCTGGTAATGGACAAGTTCTTGCGCCGTCAGTTAATTAAAGCTGGTAATGAAATTGTGCAGCTTGGTTATGAGACAGCGACAGAGTTAGAAACAGTCCTTGACCAGTCAGAGCAGAAAATTTTTGGTTTAACTCAAGTCCGTCCTCAACCAGGTTTGATTCCAATATCAGACACGCTGATTCAAGCTTTTCAGGAAATTGAAACCCGCCATGAGGAAGTTGCCCTTCCAGGGCTTACTTGTGGTTTTTATGACCTTGACGCAATGACAGGCGGTTTCCAAAAATCTGACCTGATTATCATTGCGGCTAGACCGTCGATGGGAAAAACAGCTTTAAGTTTAAATATTGCTTACAATATCGCGGCTACCCATCGTTTGCCTGTGGCAGTTTTTAGCCTAGAAATGTCTAAGGAACAGTTGGTACAGAGATTACTAGCTAGTGAGGCGGGGATTGAAAGTAATCGCTTGAGGTCGGGGAGAATTAGCCAGAATGAGTGGGAACCTTTGAGTCAAGCTGTCGGAATGTTATCGGAACTACCGATTTTTATTGATGATACTGCCAACATGGCTGTGATGCAAATGCGATCGCAAGCCCGTCGTCTACAAGCAGAAAGTAATGGTAAGTTGGGAATAATTTTACTAGATTACTTGCAATTAATGGAGGGAGGTAGCGATAATCGAGTACAAGAGTTATCAAAAATTACGCGATCGCTCAAAGGTTTAGCCCGTGAATTAAACGTTCCAGTTATTGCACTTTCTCAATTAAGTAGAGGCGTAGAAGCACGTACCAACAAACGCCCCATGATGTCAGATTTGAGGGAGTCAGGATCGATCGAACAAGATGCCGATTTAATTATGATGATTTATCGTGACGCTTATTATAACCCCGATACACCTGATCGAGATATTACAGAACTTATAATTGCCAAGCATAGAAATGGACCAACAGGTACTATTAAATTATTGTTTGATCCACAATTTACCAAGTTTAGAAATCTAGCAAAACAAAATAATTATTAA
- the rplI gene encoding 50S ribosomal protein L9: MAKRVQLVLNQDVSKLGKIGDLVEVAPGYARNYLIPQGMGAKATPGLLKQVERRREKERVRLLELKQVAEKIKAVLDQAGSFNIGKQAGEGDAIFGTVTAPDVAAAIQASTGQEVDRRDITIPDIHQLGTYKVEIKLHPEVSAVVEINVIPG; this comes from the coding sequence ATGGCGAAACGTGTGCAATTAGTTTTAAATCAAGATGTTAGCAAACTAGGGAAAATCGGCGACTTAGTGGAAGTTGCTCCTGGCTATGCTCGTAATTATCTTATCCCTCAAGGAATGGGAGCTAAAGCAACTCCTGGTTTGCTCAAACAAGTGGAACGGCGACGTGAAAAAGAACGGGTGCGCCTATTAGAACTCAAGCAGGTAGCTGAAAAGATTAAAGCCGTTCTAGACCAAGCTGGTAGCTTTAATATCGGTAAGCAAGCTGGTGAAGGCGATGCGATTTTTGGAACCGTCACTGCTCCAGATGTAGCAGCTGCAATTCAAGCATCTACAGGTCAGGAAGTAGATAGACGGGATATTACCATACCTGATATTCATCAGTTGGGTACTTATAAAGTTGAGATCAAACTGCATCCAGAAGTCTCAGCCGTAGTAGAAATTAACGTTATACCAGGTTAA
- the gloB gene encoding hydroxyacylglutathione hydrolase translates to MQVTRIPALSDNYIFLIIDSEQKIAAVVDPAQAQPVLQQLEEIGAELVAIFNTHHHSDHVGGNRELIARFPNVRVYGGAEDKGRIPGQQVFLQEGSRVEFAGRTGEVLFVPGHTRAHIAYYFPSPNAEQPSDLFCGDTLFAGGCGRLFEGTPAQMVTSLSKIRRLPDNTRVWCAHEYTLNNLKFALTVDSKNPDLQSRLEEVKEARSRSQATVPSILGVEKRTNPFLRWDYPELQAAVNSQDPVQTFGRLRGMKERF, encoded by the coding sequence ATGCAGGTAACTAGAATTCCAGCACTTTCTGATAACTACATCTTTTTAATCATAGACTCAGAGCAGAAAATTGCTGCTGTTGTTGATCCAGCACAAGCGCAACCAGTTCTGCAACAACTCGAAGAAATTGGCGCTGAATTGGTAGCGATTTTTAATACTCACCATCACAGCGATCATGTCGGGGGTAATCGAGAATTAATTGCCAGATTTCCTAACGTCCGTGTTTATGGAGGAGCAGAGGACAAAGGCAGAATTCCTGGGCAACAGGTGTTTTTACAGGAAGGTTCGCGCGTAGAGTTTGCTGGTAGAACTGGTGAAGTTTTATTTGTACCTGGACATACCCGCGCACATATAGCGTACTACTTTCCGTCTCCAAATGCCGAGCAACCAAGTGATTTATTCTGTGGTGATACTTTATTTGCAGGCGGTTGCGGTCGGTTATTTGAAGGTACACCAGCACAAATGGTGACATCACTTAGCAAAATTCGTAGATTACCGGACAATACGCGAGTTTGGTGCGCCCACGAGTATACTTTAAATAATTTAAAGTTTGCTTTAACAGTAGATAGTAAAAACCCAGACTTACAATCTCGTTTAGAAGAGGTTAAAGAGGCTCGTAGTCGTTCGCAAGCTACAGTACCATCAATATTAGGTGTAGAAAAGCGTACTAATCCCTTCTTACGCTGGGATTATCCAGAATTACAAGCAGCAGTTAATAGTCAAGATCCAGTGCAAACTTTTGGGCGTTTGCGGGGAATGAAGGAGCGATTTTAA